The following proteins are co-located in the Streptomyces sp. DT2A-34 genome:
- a CDS encoding D-alanyl-D-alanine carboxypeptidase produces MAGESPDRSKQRESSAEPTSGSAGTVPESGPEADGTRAADTGEKRDPRLAVARESGAPQEPAATRRGGVDTATRVLSRRELEAVRAELEKAGGAEDGDADAGAGGGDAGSPDAEGASAEGSDAASAEGGDAGNRDAEADDTEAADAEGSDAASAEGSEAGNRDAEADDTEGAQAEGSDAGSAEGGDAGNRDAEADDTDGSDAASAEGSEAGNRDAEADDTDGSDAASAEGGDAGNRDAEADDTDSAQAEGKGAVDGTSSEVPGDGDGDGDEASGPGDDRLRAAVAAWVASSDDDADAGDEADGAEGGTDAEGAEKAEGADSAQSVADAEADETSAAAEAPGKAAADADEAAADAAPDDAPAVAKDAEDGSGDAARTPADAAPDGEDAPQGPPAPGDESRTGGAGGKAKADGEAEAGPAVDQPTAVFKAVRPPKPSVDQPTTTLKAPKQPETPAERTSKFVALKPDLPRDTPKAPAPDATAAIPQVGPERTTQQPLPPRPPLDLLAELTNTPPPPETPFRTLIRRIKIWTPLVLLLVVILGVVQSVRPLPAPALDLTAEESYTFDGGKVDIPWPAEGQAALDVDGLGTFGSSGDQKPVPIASVAKVMTAYLILREHPLKSGAEGPDIEIDQTAEDQSDAGQESTVDVTAGDKISQREALESVLIASANNIARRLARWDAGSEKAFVAKMNAAAKDLGMTNTTYTDPSGLNNTTVSTAVDQVRLAKAAMKQPAFREVAAMMSYDDYKGKNHPNWNQLVGHNNVVGIKTGTTTSALGNLVFAAKKEAGGETRTIIGAVVRQPDAGGGILAAALDSGDQLIRAAQDALKSATLLKKGDVVGYVDDGLGGRTPVVATKDVTAVGWSGLKVELTFASDAVPHTAKAGTKVGTLTVGDGTSGAVKIPVALQRDLTEPGFTDKLTRLG; encoded by the coding sequence GTGGCGGGCGAGTCCCCCGACAGGTCGAAGCAGCGCGAGTCGTCGGCAGAACCGACGTCGGGGAGCGCGGGTACGGTTCCCGAGTCCGGCCCCGAAGCCGACGGCACGCGCGCAGCCGACACCGGTGAGAAGCGCGACCCTCGACTGGCGGTGGCCCGCGAGAGCGGCGCACCGCAGGAGCCCGCTGCCACGCGGCGCGGCGGCGTGGACACGGCCACCAGAGTCCTGTCGCGGCGGGAGCTGGAGGCTGTGAGGGCGGAGCTGGAGAAGGCCGGAGGGGCCGAGGACGGCGACGCGGACGCGGGGGCCGGGGGCGGCGACGCCGGGAGCCCTGACGCCGAGGGCGCGAGCGCCGAGGGCTCGGACGCCGCGAGCGCGGAGGGCGGCGACGCCGGGAACCGTGACGCTGAGGCCGACGACACCGAGGCGGCGGACGCCGAAGGCTCGGACGCCGCGAGCGCCGAGGGCAGCGAGGCCGGGAACCGTGACGCTGAGGCCGACGACACCGAAGGCGCGCAGGCCGAAGGCTCGGACGCCGGGAGCGCGGAAGGCGGCGACGCCGGCAACCGTGACGCTGAGGCCGACGACACCGACGGCTCGGACGCCGCGAGCGCGGAAGGCAGCGAGGCCGGGAACCGTGACGCTGAGGCCGACGACACCGACGGCTCAGACGCCGCGAGCGCGGAAGGCGGCGACGCCGGGAACCGTGACGCTGAGGCCGACGACACCGACAGCGCGCAGGCCGAGGGCAAGGGTGCCGTGGACGGGACCTCGTCCGAGGTGCCGGGTGACGGTGACGGTGACGGTGATGAGGCTTCCGGGCCGGGTGACGATCGGCTGAGGGCGGCTGTGGCGGCCTGGGTGGCTTCCTCGGACGACGATGCCGACGCGGGCGATGAGGCCGACGGAGCCGAGGGCGGGACGGACGCCGAGGGTGCCGAGAAGGCCGAGGGCGCCGACTCCGCCCAGTCCGTCGCCGACGCCGAGGCCGACGAGACCTCCGCGGCCGCCGAGGCGCCGGGCAAGGCTGCCGCCGACGCTGACGAAGCCGCTGCCGACGCCGCCCCTGACGATGCCCCGGCAGTCGCCAAGGACGCCGAGGACGGCTCGGGCGACGCCGCCCGGACCCCTGCCGACGCCGCTCCCGACGGCGAGGACGCCCCGCAGGGGCCACCCGCACCCGGCGACGAGAGCCGCACGGGTGGTGCGGGTGGGAAAGCCAAGGCCGACGGCGAAGCCGAGGCCGGGCCGGCCGTCGACCAGCCGACCGCCGTCTTCAAGGCCGTACGTCCCCCGAAGCCCTCCGTCGACCAGCCCACCACCACACTCAAGGCCCCCAAGCAGCCCGAGACCCCCGCCGAGCGCACCAGCAAGTTCGTCGCGCTCAAGCCGGACCTCCCCCGCGATACGCCGAAGGCCCCGGCCCCCGACGCCACCGCCGCCATCCCCCAGGTCGGCCCCGAGCGCACCACCCAGCAGCCGCTGCCCCCCAGGCCCCCGCTCGACCTGCTCGCCGAGCTGACGAACACGCCTCCGCCCCCGGAGACCCCCTTCCGCACGCTCATCCGGCGGATCAAGATCTGGACCCCGCTGGTCCTGCTGCTCGTGGTCATCCTCGGGGTCGTCCAGTCCGTACGCCCGCTCCCGGCCCCCGCCCTCGACCTCACCGCCGAGGAGAGCTACACCTTCGACGGCGGCAAGGTCGACATCCCGTGGCCCGCCGAGGGCCAGGCCGCGCTCGACGTGGACGGCCTCGGCACGTTCGGCTCCTCCGGCGACCAGAAGCCCGTGCCGATCGCCAGCGTCGCCAAGGTGATGACCGCGTACCTCATCCTGCGCGAGCACCCCCTCAAGAGCGGCGCCGAGGGCCCGGACATCGAGATCGACCAGACCGCCGAGGACCAGTCGGACGCCGGCCAGGAGTCGACCGTCGACGTGACCGCGGGCGACAAGATCTCCCAGCGCGAGGCCCTGGAGAGCGTACTGATCGCATCCGCGAACAACATCGCCCGCCGCCTCGCCCGCTGGGACGCCGGCTCCGAGAAGGCGTTCGTGGCGAAGATGAACGCCGCCGCCAAGGACCTCGGCATGACGAACACGACGTACACCGACCCGTCCGGCCTGAACAACACCACCGTGAGCACGGCCGTGGACCAGGTGAGGCTGGCCAAGGCGGCGATGAAGCAGCCCGCCTTCCGCGAGGTCGCCGCGATGATGTCGTACGACGACTACAAGGGAAAGAACCACCCCAACTGGAACCAGCTGGTCGGCCACAACAACGTCGTCGGCATCAAGACCGGCACCACCACCTCCGCCCTCGGCAACCTCGTGTTCGCCGCGAAGAAGGAGGCCGGCGGCGAGACGCGGACCATCATCGGCGCCGTGGTGCGCCAGCCGGACGCGGGCGGCGGCATCCTCGCCGCCGCTCTCGACTCGGGCGACCAGCTGATCCGCGCCGCCCAGGACGCCCTGAAGTCGGCGACGCTGCTGAAGAAGGGCGACGTCGTGGGCTACGTCGACGACGGCCTCGGCGGCCGCACCCCGGTCGTCGCCACCAAGGACGTCACGGCGGTCGGCTGGTCCGGGCTGAAGGTCGAGCTGACCTTCGCCTCCGACGCCGTACCGCACACCGCGAAGGCCGGCACCAAGGTGGGCACGCTCACCGTGGGTGACGGTACGAGCGGTGCGGTCAAGATCCCGGTCGCCCTGCAGAGGGACCTCACCGAACCGGGCTTCACGGACAAGTTGACCCGTCTCGGCTGA
- a CDS encoding GPP34 family phosphoprotein translates to MGRSRRTIPEELLLLALDPATGTTAQPQSLDLGLAGAQLVELALAGRIAPDGDRIAVVVPRPTGDPTLDCALELLRRRGAPVRAVNWIGGPRLGLRQTYLSHLERCGMVHAVAGQMCGVLPTTRYQATDNEISREIRARLDSAIRTGVPPDPRTAALAALAHAVGLGKHLYPGNEGRSSRSRLRDLIRHDPMGGLVAHAVMDVQNGVAAQPRRSPAPAGRQAAPGGRVAAEPARGVPVQPRRGSMARVVAH, encoded by the coding sequence ATGGGCAGGAGCCGCAGAACAATTCCGGAGGAGCTTCTGCTGCTGGCGTTGGACCCGGCCACGGGTACCACCGCACAGCCGCAGTCGCTCGACCTCGGTCTGGCCGGAGCGCAGCTAGTGGAGCTGGCGCTGGCCGGACGGATAGCCCCAGACGGGGATCGTATCGCCGTGGTCGTACCACGGCCGACTGGAGATCCAACATTGGACTGCGCGTTGGAGTTGCTGCGAAGGCGTGGCGCTCCCGTGCGGGCAGTGAACTGGATTGGCGGGCCCCGGCTGGGGCTGCGCCAGACCTATCTCTCGCATCTGGAGCGGTGCGGCATGGTGCATGCCGTGGCGGGTCAGATGTGCGGGGTGTTGCCGACGACTCGCTATCAGGCGACGGACAACGAGATCAGCCGGGAGATCAGGGCCCGGCTGGATTCCGCGATCCGCACCGGCGTACCGCCGGACCCGCGGACCGCGGCGCTCGCCGCACTGGCGCACGCGGTCGGCCTCGGCAAGCACCTGTATCCGGGGAACGAGGGGCGATCCTCTCGTTCTCGGTTGCGGGATCTGATCAGGCACGACCCCATGGGCGGTCTCGTCGCGCACGCCGTGATGGACGTCCAGAACGGCGTGGCGGCCCAGCCGCGCCGCAGCCCGGCCCCGGCCGGCCGTCAGGCCGCCCCCGGAGGCAGGGTCGCAGCGGAACCCGCCCGTGGCGTTCCGGTGCAACCGCGCCGCGGATCCATGGCGCGTGTCGTGGCCCACTGA
- a CDS encoding helix-turn-helix transcriptional regulator: protein MASNVNPTVRRRRLGQELRRLRELKGMTAEEVAERLLVSQSKISRLENGRRSISQRDVRDLCGVYEVEDHRIVDSLMQMAKDSRQQGWWHSFGDIPYSVYIGLETDAASLRVYDPQVVPGLLQTKQYAEALIAGALPETPPAEVEKRVQVRMRRQERISTEENPLRLWTVLDEAALRRVVGNRSLMRDQLEQLVEQSQLPHVTVQVIPFDMGAHPGLNGQYAILEFPDAADSSVVYIEGVTSDLYLEKANDVQKYSVMYEHLRAQALNVDQSRQFIADIAKDYAR, encoded by the coding sequence GTGGCGTCCAATGTCAATCCCACCGTCAGGCGACGCCGGCTGGGCCAGGAGTTGCGCCGGCTCCGCGAGCTCAAGGGCATGACGGCCGAAGAGGTGGCCGAGCGGCTGCTGGTGTCGCAGTCGAAGATCAGCCGGCTGGAGAACGGGCGGCGCAGCATCAGCCAGCGCGACGTCCGCGATCTGTGCGGGGTCTACGAGGTGGAGGACCACCGCATCGTCGATTCGCTGATGCAGATGGCCAAGGACTCGCGGCAGCAAGGGTGGTGGCATTCCTTCGGCGACATCCCGTACAGCGTCTACATCGGGCTGGAGACCGACGCGGCGAGTCTGCGGGTGTACGACCCGCAGGTCGTCCCGGGGCTGTTGCAGACCAAGCAGTACGCGGAGGCACTGATCGCCGGGGCGTTGCCGGAGACGCCGCCCGCCGAGGTCGAGAAACGGGTCCAGGTGCGCATGCGCCGACAGGAACGAATCTCCACCGAGGAGAACCCGCTGCGCCTGTGGACCGTCCTGGACGAGGCCGCCCTGCGCCGGGTCGTCGGCAACCGCTCCCTCATGCGCGACCAGTTGGAACAGCTCGTCGAGCAGTCCCAACTGCCGCACGTCACCGTGCAGGTGATCCCCTTCGACATGGGCGCGCACCCGGGCCTCAACGGGCAGTACGCGATCCTCGAGTTCCCGGACGCGGCCGACTCCAGCGTCGTCTACATCGAGGGCGTCACCAGCGATCTGTACCTGGAGAAGGCGAACGACGTCCAGAAGTACAGCGTGATGTACGAGCACCTGCGGGCGCAGGCCCTGAACGTGGACCAGTCACGGCAGTTCATCGCGGACATCGCGAAGGACTACGCGCGCTGA
- a CDS encoding DUF397 domain-containing protein: MAIRQGATDTWTKSSYSTGNGACVEVKSPVTAAMAVRDSKVPEGPVLAFPANAWNTFVASVKV; this comes from the coding sequence ATGGCAATTCGTCAGGGTGCCACGGACACGTGGACCAAGTCCTCGTACTCCACCGGGAACGGCGCGTGCGTCGAGGTCAAGTCGCCGGTCACAGCCGCCATGGCGGTACGGGACTCCAAAGTTCCCGAGGGCCCGGTCCTGGCGTTCCCCGCGAACGCGTGGAACACCTTCGTGGCGTCGGTCAAGGTGTGA
- a CDS encoding MerR family transcriptional regulator, whose product MTEDEAVDDELLTIGAFAARARLSAKALRLYDRLGLLPPAHVDEVSGYRYYRADQIERARLVALLRQLDMPLARVAEVVGAPDGAAAADRLDAYWADVEARMAGQRTLAAYLRGRLSGRSSEMYGKFVVETVDVPEQVLITETRHVLAGELPAWIGASLGRLEEGSRECGGITAAPFVVYHSDVSMESDGPAESCVPVADEAAARAWVERQGRTRETKVRVEPAQRLAYTRITKAQVAHPQILAAFEAVEEWIAKQGLWQAGPCREVYFADWDAAGAEDPVCDVAFPVR is encoded by the coding sequence GTGACGGAGGATGAGGCCGTGGACGACGAACTGCTCACCATCGGCGCGTTCGCCGCGCGGGCCAGGCTGTCGGCCAAGGCACTGCGCCTGTACGACCGCCTCGGGCTGCTGCCGCCCGCGCACGTCGACGAGGTCAGCGGCTACCGCTACTACCGCGCCGACCAGATCGAACGCGCCCGCCTGGTGGCCCTCCTGCGCCAGCTCGACATGCCGCTCGCGCGGGTCGCGGAGGTCGTCGGGGCACCGGACGGGGCCGCGGCGGCCGACCGGCTCGACGCGTACTGGGCGGACGTAGAGGCGCGGATGGCCGGGCAGCGGACGCTCGCCGCATACCTCCGTGGACGGCTGTCGGGGAGGAGCTCCGAGATGTACGGGAAGTTCGTGGTCGAGACGGTGGATGTGCCCGAGCAGGTGCTGATCACGGAGACACGGCATGTGCTGGCGGGCGAGTTGCCCGCGTGGATCGGCGCGTCGCTGGGTCGTCTGGAGGAAGGCTCGCGGGAGTGCGGCGGTATCACCGCGGCGCCGTTCGTCGTGTACCACTCCGACGTGTCGATGGAGAGCGACGGTCCGGCCGAGTCGTGCGTGCCGGTGGCCGACGAGGCGGCGGCGCGGGCGTGGGTCGAGCGGCAGGGCCGTACGCGGGAGACGAAGGTGCGGGTCGAGCCGGCCCAGCGGCTCGCCTACACCCGGATCACCAAGGCACAGGTGGCCCATCCGCAGATCCTGGCCGCCTTCGAGGCGGTGGAGGAGTGGATCGCGAAGCAGGGGCTGTGGCAGGCGGGCCCGTGCCGGGAGGTGTACTTCGCGGACTGGGACGCGGCGGGGGCCGAGGACCCGGTGTGCGATGTGGCGTTCCCGGTGAGGTGA
- a CDS encoding glutathione peroxidase codes for MTADTNASPLDVDINTLTGGPADLAQYAGKAVLVVNVASKCGLTPQYTGLEKVQEQYAERGFTVLGVPCNQFLGQEPGSAEEIAEFCSATYGVTFPMTEKVEVNGEGRHPLYDRLVGFADAEGHSGDIRWNFEKFLIGRDGKVVARFSPQTEPEAAELVAAVEGALA; via the coding sequence ATGACTGCTGACACCAACGCATCCCCCCTCGACGTCGACATCAACACCCTCACCGGCGGCCCCGCCGACCTCGCCCAGTACGCCGGCAAGGCGGTCCTCGTCGTGAACGTGGCCTCCAAGTGCGGCCTGACCCCGCAGTACACGGGCCTGGAGAAGGTCCAGGAGCAGTACGCGGAGCGCGGCTTCACCGTGCTCGGCGTGCCCTGCAACCAGTTCCTCGGCCAGGAGCCGGGCAGCGCCGAGGAGATCGCCGAGTTCTGCTCGGCGACGTACGGCGTGACCTTCCCGATGACCGAGAAGGTCGAGGTGAACGGTGAGGGCCGGCACCCGCTCTACGACCGCCTGGTCGGCTTCGCGGACGCCGAGGGGCACAGCGGGGACATCCGCTGGAACTTCGAGAAGTTCCTGATCGGCCGGGACGGCAAGGTCGTCGCCCGCTTCTCGCCGCAGACCGAGCCGGAGGCGGCGGAGCTCGTGGCCGCGGTGGAGGGGGCGCTCGCCTAG
- a CDS encoding helix-turn-helix transcriptional regulator, translated as MGWWQINADTLAGSRFVLSPLAETFAALKLLHLGSATHPGERAWLDAHRPAYRARLAADPVTAHLVRAGLGKDWIADFLTPTPRDREPFEEGVARVRAADPGQARAHLTASLAGPLPAVLDRDDLPERAAALLEYVWTEAVRPDWDRRRRVLEADVVARTAQVSRGGWAAVLDSLRPGRTRWLGGNRLQVNLHEYPPREISGAELVFVPVTPKGGWVSWEEPDRYAVVYPCAGALADPGARTVPASLGALLGATRAAVLVLLDSPLSTTQLVAVTGQGLGSVGRHLRVLLDAGLVERRRAGRSVLYSRTAAGEVLVKAGGPGGSDGPDGPAPGPGTYRS; from the coding sequence ATGGGCTGGTGGCAGATCAACGCCGACACCCTCGCCGGCAGCCGTTTCGTCCTCTCCCCGCTCGCCGAGACCTTCGCCGCGCTGAAGCTGCTGCACCTGGGGAGCGCCACCCACCCCGGCGAGCGTGCCTGGCTGGACGCGCACCGTCCCGCCTACCGGGCCCGCCTGGCCGCCGACCCGGTCACCGCGCACCTCGTCCGCGCCGGGCTCGGCAAGGACTGGATCGCCGACTTCCTCACCCCGACGCCGAGGGACCGCGAGCCCTTCGAGGAGGGCGTGGCGCGGGTGCGCGCGGCCGACCCCGGCCAGGCCCGCGCCCACCTCACCGCCTCCCTCGCCGGCCCCCTCCCCGCCGTACTGGACCGGGACGACCTGCCCGAACGCGCCGCCGCGCTCCTTGAGTACGTCTGGACCGAGGCCGTACGTCCGGACTGGGACCGGCGTCGGCGCGTCCTGGAGGCCGATGTGGTGGCGCGGACCGCGCAGGTGAGCCGGGGCGGCTGGGCGGCCGTACTGGACTCGCTGCGGCCCGGGAGGACACGCTGGCTCGGCGGCAACCGGCTCCAGGTGAACCTGCACGAGTACCCGCCCCGGGAGATCTCCGGCGCCGAACTCGTCTTCGTGCCGGTCACGCCGAAGGGCGGCTGGGTCTCCTGGGAGGAGCCCGACCGTTACGCCGTCGTCTACCCGTGCGCGGGCGCCCTCGCCGACCCCGGCGCCCGGACGGTCCCCGCGAGCCTCGGCGCCCTGCTCGGGGCCACGCGCGCCGCGGTGCTCGTCCTCCTCGACTCCCCCCTGAGCACGACCCAGTTGGTCGCCGTGACCGGGCAGGGGCTGGGCTCGGTCGGGCGGCATCTGCGGGTGCTGCTGGACGCGGGGCTGGTGGAGCGGCGGCGGGCGGGGCGGTCGGTGCTGTATTCGCGTACGGCGGCCGGGGAGGTACTGGTGAAGGCGGGCGGACCTGGCGGGTCCGACGGCCCGGACGGGCCTGCCCCCGGACCCGGCACCTACCGGAGCTAG
- a CDS encoding MFS transporter encodes MRSYRQLFRTPEFTPLFLASSANVLAQTISGLALSTLVFRATESPLLSAVSMFGPSLAQMLGATFLLSGADRLRPRSALTGISLAFAATTAVLALPALPLWALFAVILGQGLVASLGGGVRWGLVNEILSKDGFMLGRSVFNMMAGIAQVVGYATGGLLVAVLSPRLSLLLSAALYVAAAAVLRLGLTSRPPRAQGRPSVAATWRSNALLWSSRPRRHVYLALWIPNGLVVGCESLYVAYAPDAAGTLFACAALGMFVGDVTVGRLVPPRLRPRLGIPLLVLLAVPYLFFALRPAVPLAAVAVAVASIGFGASLVQQERLMALTPDELSGHALGLHGSGMLTMQGVSAALAGSVAQLTSPATAMTVMAVASLAVTLSLTVASLRNAEEGGLRQVAKTSRGVR; translated from the coding sequence ATGCGCAGCTACCGACAGCTCTTCCGCACCCCGGAGTTCACGCCCCTCTTCCTCGCCTCCTCCGCCAACGTCCTGGCCCAGACGATCAGCGGCCTGGCCCTCAGCACGCTCGTGTTCCGGGCGACGGAGTCACCGCTGCTGTCGGCGGTGAGCATGTTCGGCCCGTCGCTGGCGCAGATGCTCGGGGCGACCTTCCTGCTGTCCGGTGCCGACCGGCTGCGCCCGCGCTCCGCGCTGACCGGCATCTCCCTCGCCTTCGCCGCCACCACGGCCGTCCTCGCGCTGCCCGCACTTCCCCTCTGGGCGCTCTTCGCCGTGATCCTCGGCCAGGGCCTGGTCGCGTCGCTGGGCGGGGGAGTGCGCTGGGGGCTGGTGAACGAGATCCTCTCCAAGGACGGCTTCATGCTGGGGCGTTCGGTCTTCAACATGATGGCCGGGATCGCCCAGGTCGTCGGGTACGCGACGGGCGGTCTGCTGGTGGCGGTGCTGTCGCCGCGCCTGTCGCTGCTGCTGTCGGCGGCGCTGTACGTCGCGGCGGCCGCCGTCCTCCGGCTCGGCCTGACCTCGCGCCCGCCCCGCGCCCAGGGCCGCCCGTCGGTCGCGGCGACCTGGCGCAGCAACGCCCTGCTGTGGTCCTCCCGCCCGCGCCGCCACGTCTACCTCGCCCTGTGGATCCCCAACGGCCTCGTCGTCGGCTGCGAGTCCCTCTACGTCGCCTACGCCCCCGACGCCGCGGGTACGTTGTTCGCCTGCGCGGCGCTGGGGATGTTCGTCGGCGACGTGACGGTGGGCCGCCTGGTGCCGCCCCGGCTGCGCCCGCGCCTCGGCATTCCGCTGCTGGTGCTGCTGGCCGTGCCGTACCTGTTCTTCGCGCTGCGCCCGGCGGTGCCGTTGGCGGCCGTCGCCGTGGCCGTGGCCTCGATCGGCTTCGGCGCGAGTCTCGTCCAGCAGGAGCGCCTGATGGCCCTGACCCCCGACGAACTCAGCGGCCACGCCCTGGGGTTGCACGGCTCCGGCATGCTCACGATGCAGGGGGTGAGCGCGGCGCTCGCGGGCTCCGTGGCCCAACTGACCTCCCCGGCCACGGCGATGACGGTGATGGCCGTGGCGTCCCTCGCGGTGACCCTCTCGCTGACGGTGGCGAGCCTGCGGAACGCGGAGGAGGGCGGGCTCCGACAGGTGGCCAAAACCTCACGAGGCGTGCGGTGA
- a CDS encoding SAM-dependent methyltransferase — protein MPDPHTRIDTSTPHSARFWNYFVGGKDNYEVDRRIGDEIKEIFPGLVDVAVSSRRFLGRAVRHLAGEADIRQFLDVGTGLPTADNTHQVAQRVAPDARIVYVDNDPVVLAHASALLTSSPEGRTTFLDADLYAPEALLDAAAGTLDLSRPVALMILNTLGHVPDHDQARDLVRRLLAGLPPGSHLVVSDSTATSEGVIAASEAYNASGAVPYHVRSIGEIAGFFDGLDLVDPGIVQVPEWRPDVHGPADLATAAVDAYCGVGRKL, from the coding sequence GTGCCCGACCCCCATACCCGCATCGACACCTCGACACCGCACTCGGCCCGCTTCTGGAACTACTTCGTCGGCGGCAAGGACAACTACGAGGTCGACCGGCGGATCGGGGACGAGATCAAGGAGATCTTCCCGGGCCTGGTCGACGTGGCCGTGTCGAGTCGCCGGTTCCTGGGCCGCGCCGTACGCCACCTGGCCGGCGAGGCGGACATACGGCAGTTCCTTGACGTCGGCACGGGCCTGCCGACCGCCGACAACACCCACCAGGTGGCCCAGCGCGTGGCCCCGGACGCCCGGATCGTGTACGTGGACAACGACCCCGTCGTGCTGGCACACGCGAGCGCCCTGCTCACAAGCAGCCCCGAGGGCAGGACGACCTTCCTGGACGCCGACCTGTACGCCCCCGAGGCCCTCCTGGACGCCGCCGCGGGCACCCTCGACCTCTCCCGCCCGGTCGCCCTGATGATCCTCAACACCCTCGGCCACGTCCCCGACCACGACCAGGCCCGCGACCTGGTACGCCGCCTCCTGGCCGGCCTCCCCCCGGGCAGCCACCTGGTGGTCAGCGACAGTACGGCGACGAGCGAGGGCGTGATCGCCGCGTCGGAGGCGTACAACGCGAGCGGCGCGGTGCCGTACCACGTCCGCAGCATCGGCGAGATCGCCGGCTTCTTCGACGGCCTCGACCTGGTGGACCCGGGCATCGTCCAGGTACCCGAGTGGCGCCCCGACGTCCACGGCCCGGCGGACCTCGCGACGGCCGCGGTCGACGCGTACTGCGGGGTGGGCCGCAAGCTCTGA
- a CDS encoding SRPBCC family protein: protein MSTLEEHVDVGVPIDTAWESLHRVDDYPRFLAGVRDARSEAGGRAHLDVEAGGGTREFDAEVSDRAGERVLEWRTTGAPDLAGSFSLLPIDRDRTRVQARLEYDPGTVRETFGGPKGFAQANAIERLVRSDLEQFKEYVERGR from the coding sequence ATGAGCACCCTCGAAGAACACGTCGATGTGGGAGTTCCGATCGACACGGCTTGGGAGAGCCTTCACCGGGTCGACGACTATCCGCGCTTCCTGGCGGGAGTACGCGACGCCCGTTCGGAGGCCGGAGGCCGGGCGCACCTGGACGTGGAGGCCGGGGGCGGGACCCGGGAGTTCGATGCCGAGGTGTCCGATCGGGCGGGTGAGCGTGTGCTGGAGTGGCGTACCACGGGCGCTCCCGACCTGGCGGGGTCCTTCTCGCTGCTGCCGATCGACCGGGACCGCACCCGTGTGCAGGCACGGCTCGAGTACGACCCCGGCACCGTCAGGGAGACCTTCGGCGGGCCGAAGGGGTTCGCCCAGGCCAACGCCATCGAGCGGCTCGTCCGCAGCGATCTAGAGCAGTTCAAGGAGTACGTGGAGCGGGGGCGGTGA
- a CDS encoding DUF3592 domain-containing protein, with protein MQVQVRGWGARRWFAFGAIAFGAVFLVVGLVLAGMSVSFLVDAERARGTVVALEWRKDDSGTSRKKRQNDEPVAYPVVEFTSADGTSRTFRSSTGSNPPSYDEGERVEVLYRADSPEDARINGFASLWLLPLIFGGIGLAIAGVGTAVATARRWRS; from the coding sequence GTGCAGGTTCAGGTGCGTGGGTGGGGTGCCCGTCGGTGGTTCGCGTTCGGGGCGATCGCGTTCGGGGCGGTGTTCCTGGTCGTCGGGTTGGTCCTGGCGGGGATGTCGGTGTCGTTCCTGGTGGATGCGGAGCGTGCCCGGGGCACGGTGGTCGCGCTGGAGTGGCGGAAGGACGACAGCGGCACGTCCCGCAAGAAGAGGCAGAACGACGAGCCCGTGGCGTACCCGGTCGTCGAGTTCACGTCGGCGGACGGCACGTCGCGGACGTTCCGGAGCTCGACGGGTTCCAATCCGCCGTCGTACGACGAGGGTGAGCGGGTCGAGGTGCTCTACCGCGCCGACTCCCCCGAGGACGCGCGGATCAACGGGTTCGCCTCGCTGTGGCTGCTGCCGCTGATCTTCGGCGGGATCGGGCTGGCGATCGCGGGGGTCGGGACCGCCGTTGCCACGGCGAGGCGGTGGCGTTCCTAG